A stretch of the Ornithodoros turicata isolate Travis chromosome 4, ASM3712646v1, whole genome shotgun sequence genome encodes the following:
- the LOC135393493 gene encoding neprilysin-21-like isoform X2 has translation MSRARVHRTQTTFTYCAMTPSVTWKPTTMRTSWTVASTLAKTIMGLKQFGAAYLKQDRNHIQQNRHHFGHQIVLFIENCVRDSAKGRHENASLASVLRYFNLEMWPYQKSIRSRQNVAHVAGKLAGSLALFPFLETRLHLSPGARPKVLLGQAELVLPVHELMDESKAMDWYRDLVTRAVRLVHGGKRFVGIVDGILEVERALSRAVEAVPNDNTLFQVRLSSLPVHRRWDWVTYMNGVLKGTSAVSGNEEVVVRSVSFLQRLSRLTRGFPVEALLNYLGYRLVLALSPLLPADFLVPLAVKGRRWHGSERVQSCVQLVENVFDRALTFVLQRTSPFLNDVDTKQKLRGLMSSLDNALIRLLSGSRWMTSQDKNVTLQKLANVSVSFLDAHESEQDLNQYFVEVPMLNERSLVESYFHMKVSVQRKYWNAFHKNMSYLMHHDISNLLPEYRYDPVSNALFLPYGVVGFLMHSKDVLPMHVPRFLPYAIRGLFSAVMTLKVAHDNGMSWSRKTALNFAHTSFCFLRQYSDVISNEIDHAVDTDVFLEDILRDNAVLEPLYRVYVNSFPAQRGKPAGFRLPTLTTLTSDELFFINYAIGYCEDVRNETMVRQLIFKEKIPARYKVNLPLSNYRRFAAVYKCKNGSRMNPVRSCNVW, from the exons TTATG GGTTTAAAGCAATTTGGTGCGGCTTACCTCAAGCAAGATAGGAACCATATCCAACAGAACAGACATCACTTCGGCCACCAGATCGTCCTCTTCATTGAAAACTGTGTCAGGGATTCGGCGAAAGGTCGACACGAGAATGCATCGTTGGCGAGCGTGTTGAGGTACTTCAACTTGGAGATGTGGCCGTACCAAAAGTCGATACGCTCACGCCAGAACGTGGCTCATGTTGCCGGGAAGCTTGCAGGCTCTTTGGCGCTCTTTCCATTTCTTGAGACCCGTCTTCACCTGTCTCCTGGAGCTAGGCCTAAGGTGCTCCTTGGCCAGGCGGAGTTGGTTCTGCCTGTTCACGAGTTGATGGACGAGAGCAAGGCCATGGACTGGTACAGGGATCTGGTCACACGAGCCGTTCGCTTGGTCCATGGCGGAAAGCGGTTTGTCGGTATTGTGGACGGGATCCTGGAGGTGGAGCGAGCATTGAGTCGTGCAGTTGAGGCTGTGCCGAACGACAACACATTATTCCAG GTGCGTCTGAGCAGTTTGCCCGTGCATCGTCGTTGGGACTGGGTGACCTACATGAACGGAGTCCTGAAAGGGACTTCAGCAgtcagcggcaacgaagaagtCGTCGTGCGATCTGTGAGCTTCCTACAACGCCTTTCTCGACTCACTAGAGGTTTTCCTGTGGAGGCCCTGCTGAACTATCTGGGGTACCGGCTCGTGTTGGCTCTGTCACCGCTACTGCCGGCCGATTTCCTGGTGCCTTTGGCTGTCAAGGGGCGGCGCTGGCATGGCTCTGAACGCGTTCAGAGCTGTGTACAACTAGTTGAGAAT GTGTTCGACCGAGCGTTGACTTTCGTTCTCCAACGAACGTCTCCTTTTCTTAATGACGTGGACACAAAGCAGAAACTGCGGGGCTTGATGTCCAGCCTGGACAACGCCCTTATCAGGCTGCTGAGCGGGTCTCGCTGGATGACATCCCAGGACAAGAACGTAACCCTCCAGAAACTTGCGAACGTGTCTGTCAGCTTCCTCGATGCCCACGAGTCCGAGCAGGACTTGAACCAGTACTTCGTCGAGGTACCCATGCTGAACGAGCGAAGTCTTGTCGAGAGCTACTTCCACATGAAGGTCTCGGTGCAAAGGAAGTACTGGAACGCGTTCCACAAGAATATGTCCTACTTGATGCATCACGATATCAGCAACCTACTTCCGGAATACAG GTATGACCCCGTATCCAATGCGCTGTTTCTCCCCTACGGCGTGGTGGGGTTCTTGATGCATTCCAAGGACGTTCTACCGATGCACGTCCCTCGATTTTTACCCTACGCCATACGCGGACTGTTTTCTGCTGTTATGACACTAAAG GTTGCCCACGACAACGGCATGTCGTGGAGCAGAAAGACCGCCCTCAACTTCGCCCACACGTCTTTCTGCTTTCTACGGCAGTACAGCGACGTGATCTCCAATGAAATCGACCATGCCGTAGACACTGACGTGTTCCTCGAAGACATCCTGCGGGACAACGCTGTCCTGGAGCCGCTTTATCGTGTCTACGTAAACTCCTTCCCTGCTCAGCGGGGGAAGCCTGCGGGGTTCCGTTTACCGACCCTGACGACCTTGACCAGCGACGAACTGTTTTTCATAAATTACGCCATCGGATATTGCGAAGACGTGCGGAACGAAACGATGGTTCGGCAGCTTATCTTCAAAGAGAAAATACCAGCCAGATATAAAGTGAACTTGCCGCTGAGTAATTATCGGCGGTTCGCTGCGGTGTACAAGTGCAAGAACGGGTCGCGAATGAATCCCGTCAGGTCGTGCAATGTTTGGTGA